From the genome of Virgibacillus siamensis, one region includes:
- a CDS encoding ABC transporter substrate-binding protein: MLKNRKFMFLLSLLFTVMFVLAACTQDAGTGSGGSASGESGSSDDSNGKKTLVFGRGADSIQLDPSKVTDGESIYVTNQIYDPLVRYKVEGTEVKPALATEWEVSKDGLVWTFQLREGVKFHDGTDFTAEDVVFNFERWASSGEYIYYGYMFGATKDDLGGIIEKVEATDKYEVKITLSEPNAPFLQTLAMPPFGIASPDAIKKYGEDYFKNPVGTGPFVFKEWIPDDKITLTKNKDYFGKVANVDKVIFRTIPDNGARFLELQAGSIDLMTGLNPQDIQTAENDENLKIIRRPSMNISYMAMNMSKDGPMSKKKVRQAINWAIDKKELMTLFEGIGKPAKNPIPPSLWGYNDEIEDYGYDVEKAKTLLAEAGYPDGFDTTLYIMANPRPYLPQPKLTAQAIQQMLKKVNINVKIIENDWDTHLAVTEDGKHDMAFLGWTGDNGDPDNFLYVLLDKDNAKKGSAGNIAFYKSDEVHDLLKAAQTEMDQEKRVEYYMKAQEIIHEDAPWFPIAHTTPPLAASKKVVNYTPHPTGSEPFNLLDIKE, from the coding sequence ATGTTGAAAAATCGAAAGTTCATGTTTCTGTTATCTTTGCTCTTTACTGTAATGTTTGTACTGGCAGCATGTACACAGGATGCAGGCACCGGCTCCGGGGGAAGTGCTTCCGGTGAAAGTGGATCTTCAGATGATTCCAACGGTAAAAAAACACTGGTCTTTGGCCGTGGAGCCGATTCCATCCAATTGGATCCGTCAAAAGTTACGGATGGTGAATCAATCTATGTTACTAATCAGATTTATGACCCGCTAGTCCGGTACAAAGTGGAAGGAACCGAAGTTAAACCTGCCCTGGCAACCGAATGGGAAGTCAGTAAGGATGGACTGGTCTGGACTTTCCAGCTTCGGGAAGGTGTTAAATTCCATGATGGAACAGATTTCACAGCGGAGGATGTTGTATTCAACTTTGAACGATGGGCATCTTCAGGTGAATATATCTACTATGGCTACATGTTTGGAGCTACGAAGGATGACCTTGGAGGAATTATTGAAAAAGTTGAAGCTACAGACAAGTATGAAGTGAAAATCACCTTGTCAGAGCCTAATGCTCCATTTCTCCAGACATTAGCAATGCCGCCATTTGGTATTGCCAGTCCGGACGCCATCAAAAAATATGGTGAAGACTACTTTAAGAACCCTGTCGGAACCGGTCCATTTGTCTTTAAAGAGTGGATTCCGGATGACAAAATCACCCTAACGAAAAATAAGGATTACTTTGGAAAAGTCGCAAACGTAGACAAAGTCATTTTCCGCACTATTCCGGATAACGGCGCTCGTTTTCTGGAGCTTCAGGCAGGATCAATTGACCTGATGACAGGGCTGAACCCGCAGGATATTCAAACAGCGGAAAATGATGAGAATCTGAAAATCATCCGCCGACCATCGATGAACATCAGCTATATGGCAATGAATATGAGTAAAGATGGCCCAATGTCAAAGAAAAAAGTACGTCAAGCGATTAACTGGGCTATTGACAAAAAAGAACTGATGACACTATTTGAAGGTATTGGCAAGCCTGCCAAAAACCCAATTCCGCCGTCACTCTGGGGTTACAATGATGAAATAGAAGATTACGGATACGATGTGGAAAAAGCTAAAACACTGCTTGCTGAAGCTGGATATCCGGACGGGTTTGATACAACTTTGTATATCATGGCAAACCCGCGACCCTATTTACCGCAGCCAAAACTGACTGCACAGGCCATTCAGCAAATGCTGAAGAAGGTTAATATTAACGTAAAGATAATTGAAAATGACTGGGATACGCATTTAGCAGTAACCGAGGATGGAAAACATGACATGGCATTTTTGGGATGGACCGGTGATAACGGTGACCCGGACAACTTCCTTTATGTATTACTTGATAAGGATAATGCCAAGAAAGGATCTGCGGGTAATATTGCATTTTATAAAAGTGATGAGGTCCATGACTTGCTAAAGGCAGCACAAACGGAAATGGATCAGGAAAAGCGGGTTGAATATTACATGAAAGCACAAGAAATCATACATGAAGATGCACCATGGTTCCCGATTGCACACACAACACCACCGCTCGCGGCAAGCAAGAAGGTTGTAAACTATACACCACATCCTACCGGAAGTGAACCATTCAACCTTCTGGATATTAAAGAATAA